One genomic segment of Bremerella sp. JC817 includes these proteins:
- a CDS encoding SMP-30/gluconolactonase/LRE family protein: protein MSVFRLVRFPALAILLGCCLASVAFAADEAVETSQPPLQLFATGLAGHSAMCCDGNGNVLVTNYRHLGSVGKISTELGALVLWDAPKANADQEEPFPLVGLAIDDDQRVLTLDAEHGRLLRWNPETKMVGILADRYQGRRFDSLFAVDVGPGGNIYFTEPERSSGDGANGALYRFDVATNRPQLLADSLHLPTGMVLSSDGKSLLVAESAQARIAVFQLKDDAPAEKVATYFLTVMLDVDNAKEIGRLGHVTLDRRGWLYVALWDRGEIAVIDTTSGKLLELIPCGSDRVFGLTLWQDALLMSIPSKEAIYRYDLRPLIGRHAP, encoded by the coding sequence ATGTCTGTATTTCGATTAGTGCGTTTCCCGGCCCTGGCAATTCTCCTTGGATGCTGCCTTGCTTCTGTGGCGTTTGCCGCGGACGAAGCCGTCGAGACCAGCCAGCCGCCACTGCAACTGTTTGCCACCGGGCTGGCCGGGCACAGTGCAATGTGCTGCGATGGCAATGGCAACGTCCTGGTGACCAACTATCGCCATCTCGGTTCGGTCGGAAAGATCAGTACCGAACTCGGCGCTCTTGTTCTGTGGGATGCTCCTAAAGCGAATGCCGATCAGGAAGAGCCCTTCCCTCTCGTCGGACTGGCGATCGACGACGACCAGCGTGTGTTGACGCTCGATGCGGAGCATGGCCGGCTATTGCGTTGGAATCCCGAAACCAAGATGGTCGGCATCCTGGCCGATCGATATCAGGGTCGCCGTTTCGATTCGTTATTCGCGGTCGACGTTGGGCCCGGCGGAAACATTTATTTCACCGAACCGGAGCGTTCTTCCGGAGATGGTGCCAACGGCGCACTATACCGCTTTGATGTCGCCACCAATCGTCCTCAGCTACTGGCGGATAGTTTGCATCTGCCAACCGGCATGGTGCTTTCGTCGGATGGCAAGTCGCTGCTCGTGGCCGAGTCGGCTCAGGCCCGTATCGCGGTCTTCCAGCTGAAAGACGATGCCCCGGCCGAGAAGGTCGCCACCTACTTTCTGACCGTGATGCTTGATGTCGACAACGCCAAAGAGATCGGTCGTCTTGGGCACGTAACGCTGGACCGACGTGGTTGGTTGTATGTCGCCTTGTGGGATCGAGGCGAGATTGCCGTGATCGATACTACCAGCGGCAAGTTGTTGGAACTGATCCCATGCGGCAGCGATCGCGTGTTCGGCCTGACGTTGTGGCAAGACGCCTTGCTGATGTCGATCCCCAGCAAAGAAGCAATCTATCGATATGATCTTCGCCCGCTGATCGGCCGCCACGCTCCGTAA
- a CDS encoding AarF/ABC1/UbiB kinase family protein, producing the protein MASQAIKRTWDYAQLAKDSLKLRWSRDDKSREAAQKIVAQRLGKMRGLPQKVGQMIAFRANPSTADSFSELYESTEPLPWETMRPLLKAAWEIDPEELFREIDPNAKAASLGQVHAATMQDGRKLAIKIQYPGIRDAVMADLKSLGWLASPFGSLSRDFDLDGYRQTILSGLEEELDYRREAAAQHAFAEGPGRHPWIVVPAVEAELSTENILVSHWVDGDTWEEVQATWSQDEKQELGRRLLFWFVDCLFEYGQLHADLHPGNIRFLRTSDGPKIVLYDFGSIYRMQDTERWALLRLIRATRDQSEAPLPLFVLLGFRFDLLEPMSERLPAMCRLLFEPFQSEFPYDVKQWQLGTRLNDLLADHRMNFRMAGPPKLVYLLRSFQAVIQYLSGLEAKVAWGRAVEPYLTRYQQQAARLAVPKLPTHDFSSLARHLKVEVKRAGIVKASIALGASAIERLETLLDPETLKRIEQEKIDLKEIVRNVRRRGYVPGDVFALVDTQREVKVWLE; encoded by the coding sequence ATGGCATCTCAAGCAATCAAGCGAACATGGGACTACGCCCAGCTGGCGAAGGACTCACTCAAGCTGCGTTGGTCACGCGATGACAAATCGCGTGAGGCCGCCCAAAAGATAGTTGCCCAGCGACTCGGGAAAATGCGAGGCCTGCCACAGAAGGTTGGCCAGATGATTGCCTTTCGAGCGAATCCATCCACGGCTGATTCGTTTTCGGAACTATACGAATCGACCGAGCCACTGCCTTGGGAGACGATGCGTCCGCTGCTGAAGGCGGCCTGGGAAATCGATCCGGAAGAGTTGTTCCGCGAGATCGATCCCAACGCGAAAGCAGCGTCGCTAGGCCAGGTGCACGCCGCCACCATGCAAGATGGACGCAAGTTGGCGATTAAGATTCAATACCCAGGCATTCGCGATGCCGTGATGGCCGACCTGAAATCACTTGGTTGGCTGGCGAGTCCATTTGGCAGTCTCTCACGAGACTTCGATCTGGATGGCTATCGGCAGACGATCCTCAGCGGACTCGAAGAAGAACTCGACTATCGCCGCGAAGCGGCCGCTCAGCATGCGTTCGCTGAAGGACCAGGCCGACATCCTTGGATCGTCGTGCCGGCCGTTGAAGCCGAATTGTCGACCGAGAACATTCTCGTTTCGCATTGGGTCGATGGCGATACATGGGAGGAAGTGCAAGCGACCTGGAGTCAGGACGAGAAGCAGGAACTTGGCCGCCGATTATTATTCTGGTTTGTTGATTGCCTGTTCGAGTATGGACAACTGCATGCCGATTTGCACCCAGGCAATATTCGTTTTCTTCGTACGAGCGATGGCCCGAAGATCGTGCTGTACGACTTTGGTTCCATTTATCGCATGCAGGACACCGAGCGGTGGGCACTGCTGCGATTGATTCGAGCCACGCGCGATCAAAGCGAAGCCCCCCTGCCCTTGTTCGTTTTGCTGGGGTTCCGTTTCGATTTGTTGGAACCAATGTCGGAACGTTTACCGGCGATGTGCCGCTTGCTATTCGAGCCGTTTCAGTCCGAGTTTCCTTACGACGTCAAGCAGTGGCAACTTGGCACGCGACTGAACGACTTGCTGGCCGACCACCGGATGAACTTCCGCATGGCAGGACCGCCAAAGTTGGTTTACTTGCTGCGGTCGTTTCAGGCCGTCATTCAGTACCTAAGCGGACTCGAGGCGAAAGTGGCGTGGGGACGCGCTGTCGAGCCTTATCTGACCCGCTACCAGCAACAAGCCGCACGACTGGCGGTGCCAAAGTTGCCAACTCATGACTTCAGTTCGCTCGCGCGGCACTTGAAGGTCGAAGTGAAACGGGCAGGCATTGTGAAGGCCAGCATCGCCTTAGGAGCCTCCGCGATCGAACGCTTAGAAACCTTGCTCGACCCCGAAACGCTAAAGCGGATCGAACAGGAGAAAATCGACCTGAAAGAGATCGTCCGCAACGTGCGACGCCGCGGCTATGTGCCTGGCGACGTCTTCGCATTGGTCGATACCCAGCGAGAAGTGAAAGTATGGCTCGAGTAG
- a CDS encoding polyhydroxyalkanoic acid system family protein, whose amino-acid sequence MPGFKVEVPHSLGQEEAAKRVKDLLEHLRGRFEGQVKDMQQTWTEDDVMQFSFKTAGLTIKGEMDVQPSSVVVHGDLPFAAMLFKGRIESSIKEELVKCLAG is encoded by the coding sequence ATGCCTGGATTCAAGGTCGAAGTTCCCCATTCCCTCGGTCAAGAAGAAGCCGCGAAGCGGGTTAAGGACTTGCTCGAGCATTTGCGCGGCCGCTTCGAAGGCCAGGTCAAAGATATGCAGCAGACCTGGACCGAGGACGACGTGATGCAGTTCTCGTTCAAGACCGCTGGCTTGACGATCAAAGGGGAAATGGACGTGCAGCCGAGTTCGGTCGTTGTGCATGGCGATCTTCCGTTCGCCGCCATGCTGTTCAAAGGCCGGATCGAAAGTTCGATCAAAGAAGAACTCGTGAAGTGCCTCGCCGGCTAA
- a CDS encoding (5-formylfuran-3-yl)methyl phosphate synthase yields MQLLVSVRNEKEATIAALNGVDRIDLKEPNQGSLGATTSEIWHQVVDRWHQDFPISVALGELHEAIGSDAVPVRANSVKVGLSHCRTRDGWHQELRQVYERMPESITRVMVFYADEQLAESPDFVTLLRLSQQLRCGIFLVDTFDKSAGNVFDHLSMTRLIEMRKQVADVDISFALAGSLRTTDLQLVARINPDIVAVRGAVCHGERSGEVCAGAIQSFQASLRQQSICISTQTN; encoded by the coding sequence ATGCAATTGCTGGTAAGTGTCAGAAACGAGAAAGAAGCGACTATCGCGGCTCTAAATGGGGTCGATCGCATCGATTTGAAAGAACCAAATCAAGGCTCTTTAGGCGCGACGACCAGTGAGATCTGGCATCAGGTCGTCGATCGATGGCACCAAGACTTCCCCATTAGTGTCGCGTTGGGCGAACTGCATGAAGCGATTGGCAGCGATGCCGTGCCAGTCAGAGCGAATAGCGTAAAAGTTGGCCTTTCGCACTGCCGCACGCGCGACGGGTGGCATCAAGAGCTTCGCCAGGTGTACGAACGCATGCCGGAATCGATCACGCGTGTGATGGTGTTTTATGCCGACGAGCAACTCGCCGAGTCGCCTGACTTTGTCACGCTGCTGCGACTGTCGCAACAACTGCGCTGCGGAATTTTTTTGGTTGACACATTCGATAAATCGGCCGGCAATGTGTTCGACCATCTGTCCATGACACGGCTGATCGAAATGCGAAAACAAGTCGCCGATGTCGACATTTCCTTTGCCCTCGCCGGTTCGCTTCGAACAACGGATTTACAACTAGTGGCGAGAATCAATCCAGACATCGTGGCTGTACGGGGTGCCGTTTGTCATGGTGAACGGTCTGGCGAGGTCTGTGCCGGCGCGATCCAAAGCTTTCAAGCATCTCTACGCCAACAGTCGATCTGCATTAGTACGCAGACGAATTGA
- a CDS encoding HRDC domain-containing protein, translating into MDYTYVRHDRDLQALCQTLASDEHIFFDTEFISEDVYLPDLCLIQVASRSGLAVIDPKGTIDLTPFWDLITSDQVTVVAHAAREEFLFCFRATGKWPTRLFDTQVAAGLIGMEFPVSLSNLLTRLLGEHLPKGETRTNWRGRPLSKQQIEYALNDVIFLDQIYRQLVEQLESLGRMSWMTDEMDRFQNAWQDYSTRPGWRSVSGIGNLNRRALAIVREIWTWRDHHAKSQNVPPRRILRDDLMVELAKRKSAKVSQIKALRGMNRRDLDPYIEDLADCVRRAIELPDDQCPVNHRGTASSQYTVLGQFLSAALGSICREARIAPSLACTIQDVRDLVAYHLDGAGELPPLAKGWRAEVIGRTIEDLLDGTLVVKIGDPRADEPLAFEQHSNQAE; encoded by the coding sequence GTGGACTACACCTACGTCCGTCACGACCGTGACTTACAAGCTCTTTGCCAAACGTTGGCTTCGGACGAGCACATCTTCTTCGATACCGAGTTCATCTCGGAAGATGTGTATCTGCCCGATTTGTGCCTGATCCAAGTGGCGAGCCGCTCTGGTCTTGCTGTGATCGACCCGAAAGGGACGATCGATCTGACCCCGTTCTGGGATCTGATCACCAGCGACCAGGTAACCGTCGTGGCCCACGCGGCCCGCGAAGAGTTTCTGTTCTGTTTCCGCGCAACGGGCAAATGGCCGACACGGCTATTCGATACCCAGGTTGCCGCCGGATTGATTGGCATGGAGTTCCCTGTTTCGCTCAGCAATCTGCTGACCCGACTTCTTGGCGAACACTTGCCCAAGGGCGAAACTCGCACCAACTGGCGTGGTCGACCGCTCTCGAAGCAGCAGATCGAATATGCGCTGAACGACGTAATCTTCCTCGATCAAATCTACCGGCAGTTGGTCGAGCAGCTCGAAAGCCTCGGCCGCATGTCGTGGATGACCGACGAAATGGACCGCTTCCAGAATGCCTGGCAAGACTATTCGACCCGGCCTGGCTGGCGGAGCGTTTCCGGCATCGGCAACTTGAATCGTCGCGCTCTGGCGATCGTCCGCGAGATCTGGACCTGGCGAGATCATCACGCCAAGTCGCAGAACGTGCCTCCTCGCCGCATCCTTCGCGACGACCTGATGGTCGAACTGGCAAAGCGCAAGTCGGCCAAAGTTTCGCAAATCAAAGCCCTGCGCGGCATGAATCGTCGCGACCTCGACCCCTACATTGAAGATCTCGCCGACTGCGTTCGCCGGGCGATCGAACTGCCTGACGATCAATGCCCTGTGAATCATCGTGGCACGGCTAGTTCGCAGTACACCGTTCTGGGGCAATTTCTCAGCGCCGCCCTGGGCAGTATCTGCCGCGAAGCCCGGATTGCTCCAAGTCTTGCATGTACCATTCAAGATGTGCGCGATTTGGTGGCCTATCATTTAGATGGAGCGGGTGAGCTACCTCCCCTGGCGAAGGGGTGGCGTGCCGAAGTTATCGGTCGCACCATTGAAGACCTGCTGGATGGGACCCTGGTTGTCAAAATCGGGGACCCTCGGGCCGACGAACCCCTGGCATTCGAGCAGCACTCCAATCAGGCTGAATAG
- a CDS encoding sodium:proton antiporter encodes MSDHHSGGSGSDKPLLIGIVVILVAYVVASALGWTASPKAIAAPEAAAAAHDEGAHAEEHHDEHGEHAVAEHGGGHGTHHALPHVWAVAPFVMLLGAIAVFPLLKATEHWWESNTNRLIVAVVLAGITLFYYMTIYEEASLSAVWHRIDHAILGEYIPFIVLLFSLYVISGGIRISGDLKAHPSTNAVFMMVGGLLASFIGTTGAAMLLIRPLLETNKERRYRQHTVVFFIFVVCNCGGCLLPIGDPPLFLGYLQGVDFLWTMTALWKPWLLTNFLLLVVYLLLDKFYYYPKESKENVLQDEFRTTPLQIRGLMPNALLLLGVIFSVALLDPTKPLPGIGWYPFVYLREVVQLALVGLSVWLGSKEIREANRFNYHAIVEVAALFVGIFICMQPALEILNEQGPSLGIDTPMKFYWITGGLSSVLDNAPTYLVFFKTAFPNMDASMIQAALADASGKNHFELVAISLGAVFMGAMTYIGNGPNFMVRAIAEEGGVKMPSFFGYILFFSIPILLPILAIVSLVFLM; translated from the coding sequence GTGAGCGATCATCATTCAGGCGGCTCAGGTTCGGACAAACCTTTGCTGATCGGCATCGTTGTTATCTTGGTGGCTTACGTGGTGGCCTCGGCCCTTGGGTGGACAGCTTCGCCCAAAGCGATCGCCGCGCCGGAAGCAGCAGCGGCTGCCCACGACGAGGGGGCCCATGCTGAAGAACACCATGATGAGCATGGCGAACATGCCGTTGCCGAACATGGCGGTGGGCATGGAACACATCATGCTTTGCCACATGTTTGGGCTGTGGCCCCGTTTGTGATGCTTCTCGGGGCGATCGCGGTCTTCCCGCTGCTCAAGGCAACCGAGCATTGGTGGGAAAGCAACACTAATCGCTTAATTGTGGCGGTGGTTCTCGCCGGTATCACCTTGTTCTATTACATGACGATCTATGAAGAGGCGAGCCTGTCGGCTGTCTGGCATCGGATCGATCACGCCATCCTGGGCGAGTACATTCCGTTCATCGTGCTGCTTTTTTCACTCTATGTGATCTCGGGCGGTATCCGAATCTCAGGCGACTTGAAAGCCCATCCTTCGACCAACGCCGTGTTTATGATGGTGGGTGGTTTGCTAGCCAGCTTTATCGGTACGACCGGTGCGGCGATGCTTCTGATTCGTCCTTTGCTTGAAACCAACAAAGAACGTCGCTACCGTCAACACACGGTCGTGTTCTTTATCTTCGTGGTGTGTAACTGTGGTGGCTGTTTGCTGCCGATCGGCGATCCACCACTCTTCCTGGGTTATCTCCAGGGGGTCGACTTCTTGTGGACGATGACGGCACTGTGGAAGCCTTGGTTGTTGACCAACTTCCTGTTGCTGGTCGTTTACCTGCTGCTCGACAAGTTCTATTACTACCCGAAAGAATCGAAGGAAAACGTTCTACAGGACGAATTCCGAACGACTCCGTTGCAGATTCGCGGCTTGATGCCGAACGCTCTCCTGCTTTTGGGGGTGATCTTCTCGGTCGCATTGCTCGACCCAACCAAGCCACTCCCTGGCATCGGTTGGTACCCGTTTGTTTACCTGCGGGAAGTGGTGCAGTTGGCTCTGGTCGGACTGAGCGTCTGGCTCGGTAGCAAAGAAATTCGCGAAGCCAACCGCTTCAATTACCACGCGATTGTGGAAGTGGCGGCCCTTTTTGTGGGTATCTTTATCTGCATGCAGCCAGCCCTGGAAATCTTGAACGAACAAGGCCCAAGCCTGGGGATCGACACCCCGATGAAGTTCTACTGGATCACCGGTGGTCTGTCGTCGGTGCTCGATAACGCCCCGACTTACCTGGTGTTCTTCAAGACCGCCTTCCCGAATATGGATGCCAGCATGATCCAGGCCGCTTTGGCCGATGCTTCCGGCAAGAATCACTTCGAGCTGGTCGCGATCAGCTTGGGGGCCGTGTTCATGGGGGCTATGACCTATATCGGCAACGGTCCAAACTTCATGGTCCGGGCAATCGCAGAAGAAGGTGGCGTGAAAATGCCAAGCTTCTTCGGCTACATCCTGTTTTTCAGCATCCCGATTCTGTTGCCGATCCTGGCAATCGTCTCGCTGGTCTTCCTGATGTAA
- a CDS encoding tetratricopeptide repeat protein — MTTSRKEQIVSLLESDPNDTFLRYGLAMELRKEASYPEARAEFEKLMRGNPPYVAAWFMCGQMLAEMDEIEESRTVLREGIEIARQQGDAHAAGEMGELLASLGSFGE, encoded by the coding sequence GTGACCACTTCACGCAAAGAACAGATCGTCAGCCTGTTGGAATCGGACCCAAATGACACCTTTTTGAGGTATGGGCTGGCGATGGAACTCCGCAAAGAAGCCAGTTATCCCGAGGCTCGAGCCGAGTTCGAGAAGCTGATGCGTGGCAATCCGCCCTACGTGGCGGCCTGGTTTATGTGCGGGCAAATGCTGGCCGAAATGGATGAAATTGAAGAGTCCCGAACTGTCCTCCGCGAAGGGATCGAAATTGCTCGCCAGCAAGGAGATGCCCATGCCGCCGGAGAAATGGGGGAATTGCTGGCATCGCTGGGGAGTTTCGGCGAGTAA
- a CDS encoding DUF1223 domain-containing protein: MKTRLPSFAVILAAATLAGGAAMALAQKEMQSLDIEPAETDPPVGIAIVELYTSQGCSSCPSADLVLRELKATAAESKLPIYPLSFHVDYWNNLGWPDPYSEDLFTRRQRAYATAMGSQRVYTPQMIVNGRVEFVGSDRAKARKVVEHALKQKAEVEIELNVKPDSPMRQVTVAYRLKGPIEGRYLNIALVDNPAANEVPNGENAGRTLQHANVVRALRPVAIANAEGSVEFELPEDVAEAAWQVVAFVQDPQTLAIVGATAK, encoded by the coding sequence ATGAAAACTCGACTTCCTTCATTTGCAGTAATCTTGGCGGCGGCAACGCTGGCCGGAGGAGCCGCGATGGCATTGGCACAAAAAGAAATGCAATCGCTGGATATCGAACCGGCTGAAACCGATCCGCCGGTGGGGATCGCCATCGTCGAGCTCTACACGTCGCAAGGCTGCAGCAGTTGTCCGTCGGCCGATCTGGTGCTGCGAGAATTGAAAGCGACCGCGGCCGAATCGAAGCTGCCGATCTACCCGCTCTCGTTTCATGTCGACTATTGGAACAACCTTGGTTGGCCCGATCCTTACAGCGAAGATCTCTTTACGCGTCGTCAGCGAGCATATGCGACGGCGATGGGAAGCCAACGCGTTTACACACCGCAGATGATTGTGAATGGTCGCGTCGAATTTGTTGGTTCCGACCGGGCAAAAGCGCGGAAGGTGGTTGAGCACGCGCTGAAGCAAAAGGCCGAGGTTGAGATCGAATTAAATGTCAAGCCAGATAGTCCGATGCGGCAGGTCACAGTCGCCTATCGCTTAAAAGGACCGATCGAAGGACGCTATCTCAACATCGCCCTGGTCGATAATCCTGCAGCAAACGAAGTCCCTAACGGAGAGAACGCTGGCCGCACATTACAGCATGCGAACGTCGTCCGGGCGTTGCGACCGGTGGCGATTGCGAATGCGGAGGGAAGCGTCGAATTTGAACTTCCCGAAGATGTGGCTGAGGCTGCCTGGCAGGTCGTCGCTTTCGTCCAGGATCCACAAACGCTGGCGATCGTCGGTGCGACGGCGAAATAG
- the uvrB gene encoding excinuclease ABC subunit UvrB: MQFQLASAFKPAGDQPAAIEALTEGIKSGKKHQCLLGVTGSGKTFTMANVIQNMQRPTLVISHNKTLAAQLYSEFKEFFPNNAVHYFVSYYDYYQPEAYIPQRDIYIEKDASINDEIDRLRLASTSALVSRRDVVIIASVSSIYGLGSPDDYKKMMVSIRKGQIVDRDDILSKLVDILYERNDVSFERSKFRVRGDCLEIWPSYEEFAYRIELWGDEVEQLAIINPTTGEIISHQEQLFIYPAKHFVMPEERIEKAVQKIRAELNGRLEELKQAGKLLEAQRLNARTRFDLEMMQEVGFCPGIENYSQPLSGRPSGAPPSTLYDFFPDDFLLFVDESHVTVSQISAMYHGDRSRKMNLVEHGFRLPSALDNRPLKFEEWENILNQTVFVSATPSNYELEKTAGEVVEQIIRPTGLLDPVVEVCPARGQVPHLLEQIRERVAAGDRTLVTTLTKRLAEDLAHYFSEQGIACKWLHSELDAFERVELLRDLREGKFDCLVGVNLLREGLDLPEVSLVAILDADKEGFLRSETSLIQTIGRSARNVNAKVIMYADRITAAMQSAIDETARRREIQQAYNEEHNITPETVKKNIRRGIEAEADAHRKANQAVGLTDDSEIITQEYISELQKEMMDAAENLEFERAAAIRDRISKMEDSIGKKKSEVDVKDGGKGRKKGRRTRGGGKIPRPKKGAS; this comes from the coding sequence GTGCAATTCCAGCTAGCGTCCGCGTTCAAACCAGCCGGAGATCAGCCTGCCGCGATCGAGGCTTTGACCGAAGGAATCAAATCGGGCAAGAAGCACCAGTGTCTGCTCGGGGTGACCGGTTCCGGTAAGACGTTCACCATGGCGAACGTCATTCAAAACATGCAGCGCCCGACCCTGGTGATCTCGCACAATAAAACCCTGGCCGCGCAGCTCTATTCCGAATTCAAAGAGTTCTTCCCCAACAACGCGGTCCATTACTTCGTCAGCTATTACGACTATTACCAGCCGGAAGCCTACATCCCGCAGCGGGACATCTATATCGAGAAAGATGCCTCGATCAACGACGAGATCGACCGGCTGCGTCTGGCGTCGACTAGTGCCCTGGTCAGCCGTCGCGACGTGGTGATCATCGCCAGCGTCTCGAGTATCTATGGCTTGGGTTCGCCGGACGACTATAAGAAGATGATGGTCAGCATCCGGAAAGGACAGATCGTCGATCGCGATGACATCCTTTCCAAGCTGGTCGACATTCTTTACGAACGAAACGACGTCTCGTTTGAACGCTCGAAGTTTCGTGTTCGGGGCGACTGTCTGGAAATCTGGCCATCGTACGAAGAGTTCGCCTACCGCATCGAATTGTGGGGAGACGAAGTCGAGCAGTTGGCGATCATCAACCCAACCACCGGCGAGATCATTTCGCATCAGGAACAACTGTTTATCTACCCGGCCAAGCACTTTGTGATGCCGGAAGAGCGGATCGAGAAGGCGGTTCAAAAGATCCGAGCCGAACTGAACGGTCGCCTGGAAGAGCTGAAACAAGCTGGCAAATTGCTGGAAGCGCAGCGATTGAATGCCCGTACTCGTTTCGATCTCGAGATGATGCAGGAGGTCGGCTTCTGCCCTGGGATCGAAAACTACAGCCAGCCACTTTCGGGCCGGCCATCGGGGGCTCCGCCAAGCACGCTGTATGACTTCTTCCCCGACGACTTCCTGTTGTTCGTCGACGAATCGCACGTGACGGTCTCGCAGATATCGGCCATGTATCACGGCGACCGCAGCCGCAAGATGAACCTGGTCGAACATGGTTTCCGGTTGCCGAGTGCCCTGGATAATCGCCCACTGAAGTTCGAGGAATGGGAGAACATCCTCAACCAGACGGTGTTCGTCTCGGCGACTCCTTCCAACTACGAGCTGGAAAAGACCGCCGGTGAGGTGGTCGAACAGATCATTCGTCCGACCGGGCTGCTCGATCCGGTGGTGGAAGTCTGCCCGGCTCGCGGTCAGGTACCTCACTTGCTGGAACAGATTCGCGAACGGGTAGCGGCGGGCGATCGAACCTTGGTCACGACGCTCACCAAACGACTCGCCGAAGACCTGGCGCATTACTTCTCGGAACAAGGGATCGCCTGTAAGTGGCTCCATAGCGAGCTCGATGCCTTCGAGCGTGTCGAGTTGCTGCGTGACCTGCGGGAAGGCAAGTTCGACTGCCTGGTCGGGGTGAACCTTCTGCGCGAAGGTCTCGACCTTCCGGAAGTTTCGCTGGTGGCGATCCTGGATGCCGATAAGGAAGGCTTCTTGCGTAGCGAAACGTCGCTGATTCAGACGATTGGTCGATCGGCTCGTAACGTGAATGCCAAGGTGATCATGTATGCCGACCGGATTACGGCCGCCATGCAAAGTGCCATCGATGAAACGGCCCGTCGTCGCGAGATCCAGCAGGCGTACAACGAAGAGCACAACATCACCCCGGAAACGGTCAAAAAGAACATCCGCCGGGGGATCGAGGCGGAAGCGGACGCTCATCGCAAAGCGAATCAAGCTGTCGGCTTGACCGACGATTCCGAGATCATCACCCAGGAATACATTTCCGAGCTGCAAAAGGAAATGATGGACGCCGCCGAGAATCTCGAGTTCGAACGGGCCGCCGCCATTCGTGACCGAATCTCGAAGATGGAAGATTCCATCGGCAAAAAGAAGAGCGAAGTCGATGTCAAAGATGGTGGCAAAGGCCGCAAGAAGGGGCGTCGGACCCGCGGTGGCGGCAAGATCCCACGCCCCAAGAAAGGGGCATCTTAA